The following are encoded together in the Proteiniphilum saccharofermentans genome:
- a CDS encoding glycoside hydrolase family 78 protein, protein MKGKISLLCIWILCLSVRQAGAFEVVRLTCDRMESPVTVSSTHPRFGWQITSEENGTYQSAYEIEVYELVDGNEKLFWSTGKTISSNSRYVAYDGNRVLEPMKKYLWRVKVWNEKNQPSEWSEKNSFRMAPASAFLNAEWIGSVSHQDARLPKGRNFHSTVMGRPENRSLWEQVNPLSNKSIYLRQTFESGKTVEEAMAYVCGLGLYEFSLNGEKIGESELAPLVSDYDKTVYYNAYDVTGYLKEGANAIGILLGNGFYNVQGGRYRKLLVSFGPPTLFFKMIITYSDGTTREVQSDENWKYDYSPITFNCIYGGEDYDATREQPGWNTAAFNDEEWNPVIVQDAPRGKLRAQQATPVKIMERFGVKETNKISDHRYVMDMGQNLSGFPEIVVNGQKGDTIRLTVGESLNEDGTVSQKQTGSKHYYEYVLRGEGDEYWRPRFSYYGFRYIQADLASKEQQTSAGLPRLKEINSCFIYNSAEKISTFESSNSIFNNAHRIIGNAVRSNMQAVFTDCPHREKLGWLEQVHLNGPGLYYNYNLRTFIPKVMQDIRDAQLPTGLVPSIAPEFVVFDGGFRDSPEWGSASVILPWMYYLYYGDDSLIDNYYDVMKNYVDYLSSTASGHIVSHGLGDWYDYHGEKAGFSKNTPVPLVATAHYYWDLTLLSKAAVMVGKNADATYYHELSASVKEGFNRMFFDEKTGQYGTGSQASNAIPLFFDMVDRQNRDRVLANLVKDIRKQGNRLTTGDVGNRYLFQTLAQNDLNELMYIMNNHEDVPGYGFQVKFGATTLTEQWDPRQGTSWNHFMMGQIDEWFFAWLAGIQPDTDFPGYERFIVHPQVVGDLTSVSASTETLYGKISVDWKIENNTFQLNVEVPVNTRARIILPDKQSHDAGSGKYSYSVKL, encoded by the coding sequence ATGAAGGGTAAAATATCATTGCTGTGTATCTGGATTCTCTGTTTGAGTGTAAGACAAGCCGGGGCTTTTGAAGTGGTTCGTCTTACATGCGACAGGATGGAATCACCCGTCACGGTCAGTTCAACCCACCCCCGGTTCGGTTGGCAGATCACTTCCGAAGAGAATGGTACTTATCAGAGCGCTTATGAGATTGAAGTATATGAACTGGTCGATGGTAACGAGAAGCTATTCTGGAGTACCGGAAAAACGATCTCATCAAACAGCCGCTATGTCGCTTATGACGGTAACAGGGTACTGGAACCGATGAAAAAATATCTCTGGCGGGTAAAAGTATGGAATGAGAAAAACCAGCCGTCGGAATGGAGTGAGAAAAATTCTTTTCGCATGGCGCCGGCTTCAGCGTTCCTGAACGCCGAATGGATCGGGTCTGTCTCTCATCAGGATGCCAGACTTCCGAAAGGGAGGAATTTTCACTCAACAGTCATGGGGAGGCCGGAGAACAGATCCCTTTGGGAGCAGGTCAATCCCTTATCCAATAAGAGCATATACCTGCGGCAGACTTTTGAATCCGGCAAAACAGTCGAAGAGGCTATGGCGTATGTCTGCGGACTGGGGTTGTATGAATTTTCATTGAACGGAGAAAAGATAGGTGAAAGCGAATTAGCACCTCTTGTAAGCGATTATGATAAAACAGTGTATTACAACGCCTACGATGTAACCGGATATTTGAAAGAGGGAGCAAATGCGATCGGTATATTATTGGGGAACGGATTTTATAATGTGCAAGGGGGAAGATACCGGAAACTATTGGTGAGCTTCGGACCACCGACGCTTTTTTTCAAGATGATCATCACTTATTCCGATGGAACAACCCGGGAGGTGCAGTCGGACGAAAACTGGAAATACGACTATAGCCCCATCACCTTCAACTGTATTTACGGAGGGGAGGATTATGATGCCACGAGGGAACAGCCGGGATGGAATACGGCTGCATTCAATGATGAAGAATGGAACCCTGTTATTGTCCAGGACGCGCCGAGAGGAAAGTTGAGGGCACAGCAGGCCACTCCTGTAAAGATCATGGAGCGTTTTGGCGTGAAGGAGACCAATAAAATTTCCGACCATCGTTATGTGATGGATATGGGACAGAACCTGTCCGGTTTCCCGGAAATAGTGGTGAACGGACAAAAGGGCGATACCATCCGGCTGACTGTCGGAGAATCGTTGAATGAGGACGGAACAGTAAGCCAGAAACAAACCGGAAGTAAGCATTACTATGAATATGTACTGCGGGGAGAGGGAGATGAATATTGGCGTCCCCGTTTCTCCTATTACGGATTCAGGTATATCCAGGCTGATCTGGCGTCTAAAGAACAACAAACCTCTGCCGGTTTACCGAGACTCAAAGAGATTAACTCCTGCTTTATCTATAATTCGGCAGAAAAAATATCTACATTTGAAAGTTCAAACAGCATCTTCAATAATGCACACAGGATAATCGGCAATGCCGTAAGAAGTAACATGCAGGCTGTGTTTACCGATTGTCCCCACAGGGAGAAATTAGGTTGGCTGGAGCAGGTTCATTTGAACGGACCGGGCCTCTACTATAATTACAACCTGAGAACATTCATCCCCAAGGTGATGCAGGATATCAGGGATGCCCAGCTACCTACGGGGCTGGTTCCCAGTATTGCACCCGAATTTGTGGTGTTTGACGGAGGTTTCAGGGATTCGCCCGAATGGGGAAGTGCGTCGGTCATATTGCCCTGGATGTATTATCTCTATTATGGCGATGATTCTTTGATTGATAATTACTACGATGTAATGAAGAACTATGTGGATTATCTCTCTTCCACCGCTTCCGGACATATTGTATCGCATGGCCTGGGTGATTGGTACGATTATCATGGCGAAAAAGCCGGATTTTCGAAAAATACGCCCGTCCCGTTGGTGGCGACGGCTCACTATTACTGGGATCTTACCCTGCTCAGCAAGGCGGCGGTAATGGTAGGGAAAAATGCGGATGCGACATACTATCATGAATTGTCGGCATCCGTCAAAGAGGGCTTCAACAGGATGTTCTTCGATGAAAAAACAGGCCAGTACGGAACCGGAAGCCAGGCATCGAATGCGATACCCCTTTTCTTTGATATGGTAGACAGGCAAAACAGAGACCGGGTGCTGGCAAACCTGGTAAAAGATATCCGGAAACAGGGAAACCGGTTAACAACCGGTGATGTGGGGAACCGTTACCTGTTCCAGACATTGGCACAGAATGATCTGAATGAGTTGATGTACATCATGAATAATCACGAAGACGTACCGGGTTACGGATTTCAGGTGAAGTTCGGAGCTACCACCCTTACCGAGCAATGGGATCCACGACAGGGTACTTCATGGAATCATTTTATGATGGGACAGATCGATGAATGGTTCTTTGCCTGGCTTGCAGGGATCCAACCCGATACCGATTTTCCCGGATATGAACGGTTCATCGTGCATCCGCAGGTGGTAGGTGACCTGACATCTGTTTCGGCATCTACTGAAACGCTCTATGGAAAGATCAGCGTCGACTGGAAAATAGAAAACAACACATTCCAATTGAACGTAGAGGTGCCTGTGAATACCCGGGCCAGAATAATCCTTCCTGACAAACAATCGCATGATGCGGGAAGCGGAAAATATAGTTATTCTGTAAAACTGTAA
- a CDS encoding glycoside hydrolase family 88/105 protein, with protein MKFLKCNLLILIALSLLFVSCEQQNEEKPWSEKMADSEMVRFPELWMIEKATKPRWTYTFGLVAKSMLELWEVSGDQKYFDYAKLYADSLITDGGQIKTYSMQSYNIDNVSPGKILFDLYAQTNDPRYKQAIDTLYTQMQTHPRTSEGGYWHKLKYPHQMWLDGIYMASPFLVQYAAVFNEPALYDDVVNQITMIARHTYDEEAGLFYHGWDESREQFWADKETGTSPGFWSRSMGWYAAALVDVLDFLPEDHQGCDSLLVIVNTLASGMKKYQDPATGVWYQVTDQGNREGNYLESSGSALFVYFLSKALNNNYIDQSYRDTAEKGFDGIIRNFIRLEEDGTYTITHCCAVAGLGGDGRRRDGSFEYYISEPVIENDPKSTGSFILAAIEMEKLQKSNK; from the coding sequence ATGAAGTTTCTTAAGTGTAATTTATTGATTCTTATTGCTCTGTCCCTGCTATTCGTGTCATGCGAACAACAAAACGAAGAGAAGCCCTGGTCGGAAAAAATGGCCGATTCGGAAATGGTTCGTTTTCCGGAATTATGGATGATTGAAAAAGCGACAAAACCAAGGTGGACTTACACTTTCGGACTGGTCGCCAAATCGATGCTCGAATTGTGGGAAGTATCCGGAGACCAAAAATATTTTGATTATGCCAAACTCTATGCCGACAGTCTGATTACGGATGGGGGACAAATCAAAACATATTCGATGCAATCGTATAATATCGATAATGTCAGTCCCGGAAAGATACTCTTTGACCTGTATGCACAAACCAATGATCCCCGCTATAAACAAGCGATAGACACCCTGTATACCCAGATGCAAACGCATCCCCGTACCTCGGAAGGCGGCTACTGGCATAAACTGAAGTATCCGCACCAGATGTGGCTCGACGGTATCTATATGGCTTCTCCTTTTTTGGTGCAGTATGCGGCTGTTTTCAACGAACCGGCGCTCTATGATGATGTGGTCAACCAGATCACTATGATTGCCCGGCATACCTATGACGAAGAAGCAGGGCTTTTTTATCACGGATGGGATGAATCACGAGAACAATTTTGGGCGGATAAGGAGACAGGTACGTCCCCCGGGTTCTGGTCTCGCAGTATGGGATGGTATGCCGCAGCGTTGGTAGATGTCCTCGATTTCCTTCCCGAAGACCATCAGGGGTGCGATAGCCTGCTTGTTATAGTGAATACCCTTGCATCAGGAATGAAGAAATACCAGGATCCCGCTACGGGTGTGTGGTATCAGGTGACGGACCAGGGAAACAGGGAAGGGAATTATCTGGAATCATCCGGTTCGGCCCTTTTTGTCTATTTCCTGTCCAAAGCGCTGAACAACAACTATATTGACCAAAGCTACAGGGATACCGCAGAAAAAGGATTTGACGGGATCATCCGCAATTTTATCAGGCTGGAAGAAGACGGAACGTACACCATCACTCACTGTTGCGCTGTCGCCGGATTAGGGGGAGATGGAAGGCGCAGGGACGGATCCTTTGAATATTACATCAGTGAACCGGTCATAGAAAACGACCCTAAATCAACCGGCTCCTTTATTTTGGCCGCTATCGAAATGGAGAAATTACAAAAATCAAATAAATAA
- a CDS encoding glycoside hydrolase family 140 protein — MNKFKSLITIIIVVCLTNNLSAQETYIPWKNGKLVVDEGNRYLKHENGTPFFWLGETGWYLPARLNRDEAEYYLEQCKQKGYNVVQVMVMNTMPAINAYGKWALPEGFNFENIDKKGEYGYWDHMDYIIETAARKGIYIGMVCVWGTPVQQGKMSTADARKYGEFLAKRYKDSPNIIWLIGGDIRGDVKTEVWDALANSIRAIDKHHLMTYHPRGRTMSGTWFHNEHWLDFNMFQSGHRRYGQRKGDGEYPIEENTEEDNWRFVERSFALEPLKPVIDGEPIYEDIPHGLHNPNEVKWNDDDVRRYAYWSVFAGSFGHTYGHNSIMQMKKDGIGGAYGAQKTWYEALNDPGINQMKYLKNLMLTFPYFERVPDQTVIAGTNGIRYDRLIATRGNDYLLVYNYTGRPMEIDLTKISGNRKKVWWYSPKDGALSYIGEFDNKVTGFSDDDGYRYGKDTVLIAVDASKEYISSDWDSLPDAQEKLKK, encoded by the coding sequence ATGAACAAATTCAAATCCCTGATAACCATTATTATTGTTGTATGTCTAACGAATAACCTGTCGGCTCAGGAAACCTATATCCCGTGGAAAAACGGGAAGTTGGTGGTGGACGAAGGAAACCGCTATTTGAAACATGAAAACGGTACTCCCTTTTTTTGGTTGGGTGAGACCGGCTGGTATCTACCGGCACGGTTGAACAGGGATGAAGCCGAGTATTATCTGGAGCAGTGCAAACAGAAAGGATACAATGTGGTACAGGTAATGGTCATGAATACCATGCCCGCGATCAATGCATACGGGAAATGGGCGCTGCCGGAAGGATTTAATTTTGAGAATATCGATAAAAAAGGTGAATACGGCTACTGGGACCATATGGATTATATTATAGAGACTGCGGCACGGAAAGGGATCTATATCGGAATGGTCTGTGTGTGGGGTACTCCGGTGCAGCAAGGAAAAATGAGCACGGCAGATGCCAGAAAATATGGGGAATTTTTAGCAAAAAGGTATAAGGATAGTCCTAATATTATTTGGCTTATCGGTGGAGATATCCGGGGAGACGTAAAAACAGAGGTCTGGGATGCACTGGCGAACAGTATCCGGGCTATTGATAAACATCATTTGATGACGTATCATCCTCGTGGCAGGACTATGTCGGGTACCTGGTTCCATAACGAACACTGGCTGGATTTCAATATGTTCCAGTCGGGGCACCGGCGTTACGGCCAGCGCAAAGGTGACGGCGAATATCCTATCGAAGAGAATACCGAAGAAGACAACTGGCGGTTTGTTGAACGCAGCTTTGCTTTGGAACCGCTAAAACCGGTGATCGACGGAGAGCCCATCTATGAAGATATTCCGCATGGATTGCATAATCCCAATGAAGTGAAATGGAACGACGACGATGTGCGTCGTTATGCTTACTGGTCTGTTTTCGCCGGATCGTTCGGACATACCTATGGTCATAATTCCATCATGCAGATGAAGAAAGATGGAATCGGTGGTGCTTACGGAGCCCAGAAGACATGGTATGAAGCATTGAACGACCCTGGAATCAACCAGATGAAATACCTGAAAAACTTAATGCTGACTTTCCCCTATTTTGAAAGGGTGCCCGACCAGACAGTGATCGCAGGTACCAACGGTATCCGTTACGACCGGTTGATAGCCACACGAGGTAATGATTATCTGTTGGTCTATAATTATACCGGACGCCCTATGGAAATAGACCTGACCAAAATATCGGGCAACAGGAAAAAAGTATGGTGGTATAGTCCCAAAGATGGGGCGTTGTCCTATATCGGAGAGTTCGATAATAAGGTCACCGGGTTTAGTGATGACGATGGATACCGTTATGGGAAAGATACGGTATTGATTGCTGTCGATGCCTCTAAAGAGTATATTTCAAGTGATTGGGATAGTCTGCCCGATGCACAGGAGAAACTGAAAAAATAA
- a CDS encoding glycoside hydrolase family 95 protein: MKKRFLTGYFLGLFFMTFSLSMYGQGYKLWYDKPAAVWTEALPLGNGRLGAMVYANPAIDQIQLNEETIWAGRPNSNANPDALENIPKIRELIFAGKYVEAQDLANKKVMSNTNSGMPYQPFGDLRMSFPGHASYSDYYRELDLDSAKASMSYKVGDVTFKREFITSFTDQVVLIRLTADRPGAITFNAHLTSPHRDVKIATGEDFVSLSGVTSTHERVSGRVRFHGRASVDATGGNVLYRDGVISVVDADEVVLYVSIATNFNNYQDITADEVQRTADYLEKAKIRNYQESKEAHTAYYRSYLDRVSLYLGEDIYADVPTDERIRNFKETHDAHLVATYFLFGRYLLLSSSQPGGQPANLQGIWNDALFPSWDSKYTTNINLEMNYWPTEVTNLQELNEPLFRLIKEVSETGKETAKIMYATDGWVLHHNTDIWRITGPVDRAMSGMWPAGGAWLCRHLWEHYLYTGDVDFLREVYPILKEAALFFDQFMVHEPENNWLVVVPSNSPENTHAGSGGRASIAAGCTMDNQLVFDLWNSVITSSSVLDMDHDYAAHLRQRLPELAPMQIGRWGQLQEWMHDWDDPKDTHRHVSHLYGLFPGNQISPYRTPELFNAARISLIHRKGPSTGWSMGWKVCLWARLLDGEQAYQLITDQLTLVRENSGPGGTYPNLFDAHPPFQIDGNFGCTAGIAEMLMQSYDGFIYLLPALPSLWKEGHVKGLLARGGFEIDIIWREGEVSEVKIISKNGGNCRLRSRTALKGKGLKRAKGINPNACFETPDIPAPLIHSETEIPPTGIADSFIYDLNTKAGETYLVYKK; the protein is encoded by the coding sequence ATGAAAAAACGGTTTCTTACAGGTTATTTTCTCGGTCTGTTTTTCATGACTTTTTCATTAAGCATGTACGGTCAGGGATATAAGCTATGGTACGACAAACCGGCTGCGGTCTGGACTGAGGCATTGCCGCTCGGTAACGGACGATTGGGGGCAATGGTATATGCCAATCCGGCGATCGACCAGATCCAGTTGAATGAGGAGACGATCTGGGCGGGGCGTCCCAATAGCAATGCGAATCCGGATGCGCTGGAGAATATTCCGAAAATACGTGAACTGATATTTGCCGGTAAATATGTAGAAGCACAGGATTTGGCCAACAAAAAGGTGATGTCCAACACCAATTCGGGAATGCCCTACCAGCCTTTCGGAGACCTGAGGATGTCATTTCCGGGACACGCCAGCTATTCCGATTATTATAGGGAACTGGATCTGGATTCGGCCAAAGCTTCGATGTCCTACAAAGTGGGCGATGTGACTTTTAAAAGGGAATTTATTACCTCTTTCACCGATCAGGTAGTGTTGATCCGGCTGACAGCCGACAGGCCCGGTGCGATCACGTTTAACGCGCACCTTACCTCACCGCACAGAGACGTAAAAATAGCTACCGGTGAGGATTTTGTTTCGTTATCAGGCGTTACGTCTACTCACGAAAGAGTGTCCGGGAGAGTGAGGTTCCACGGCCGGGCATCGGTGGATGCAACTGGCGGCAATGTGCTTTACAGGGATGGGGTGATCTCTGTGGTAGATGCCGATGAAGTGGTACTGTATGTTTCCATAGCTACCAATTTCAACAACTATCAGGATATCACGGCCGATGAAGTACAACGTACGGCGGATTATCTGGAAAAAGCAAAGATTAGGAATTATCAGGAGTCGAAAGAAGCCCATACGGCATATTACCGGAGTTATCTGGACCGTGTAAGCCTCTATTTGGGCGAAGATATATACGCCGACGTTCCTACCGACGAGCGTATCCGGAATTTTAAAGAGACCCACGATGCGCATCTTGTAGCCACCTATTTCCTGTTCGGCCGTTACCTGCTCCTGTCGAGTTCACAGCCGGGCGGACAGCCGGCCAACCTTCAGGGAATATGGAACGATGCGCTTTTCCCTTCGTGGGATAGTAAATATACGACCAATATTAATCTTGAGATGAACTATTGGCCTACGGAAGTCACCAACTTACAGGAATTGAATGAACCGTTGTTCAGGCTCATCAAAGAGGTCTCGGAAACGGGAAAGGAGACAGCTAAAATCATGTATGCCACAGACGGATGGGTCCTTCATCACAACACCGATATCTGGCGCATTACCGGGCCGGTAGACCGGGCTATGTCGGGAATGTGGCCTGCCGGCGGCGCCTGGCTGTGCAGACACTTATGGGAGCATTATCTCTATACCGGTGATGTGGATTTCTTACGTGAAGTATATCCGATCCTGAAAGAGGCAGCTCTTTTCTTCGATCAATTCATGGTGCATGAACCCGAAAATAACTGGTTGGTGGTCGTTCCTTCCAACTCTCCGGAAAATACACATGCCGGCAGCGGGGGAAGAGCTTCCATCGCGGCAGGTTGTACCATGGACAACCAGTTGGTATTCGACTTATGGAATAGTGTGATCACTTCTTCGTCTGTTTTGGATATGGATCATGATTATGCCGCTCATTTAAGACAACGGTTGCCGGAGTTGGCGCCGATGCAGATCGGACGATGGGGACAGCTTCAGGAGTGGATGCATGATTGGGACGACCCGAAAGATACGCACAGGCATGTCTCTCATTTATACGGGTTATTCCCTGGTAATCAGATATCCCCTTATCGTACTCCGGAATTATTCAACGCTGCACGGATATCGCTGATTCACAGGAAAGGGCCTTCCACCGGTTGGTCGATGGGATGGAAAGTGTGCCTGTGGGCACGTTTGCTCGATGGAGAACAGGCCTATCAATTGATTACCGACCAACTGACACTTGTCAGGGAAAATTCCGGGCCGGGCGGTACCTATCCCAATCTCTTCGATGCACACCCGCCCTTCCAGATCGACGGGAATTTTGGTTGTACGGCCGGTATCGCGGAAATGTTGATGCAGAGCTACGATGGGTTTATCTATCTTCTTCCGGCTTTACCGTCGTTGTGGAAAGAGGGACATGTCAAAGGGTTACTCGCCCGTGGCGGATTTGAGATAGATATTATATGGAGAGAAGGAGAGGTGAGTGAGGTTAAGATAATATCAAAGAACGGTGGCAATTGTCGGCTGCGTTCCCGGACAGCCCTGAAAGGAAAAGGATTAAAAAGGGCGAAAGGGATTAATCCGAATGCCTGTTTTGAGACGCCCGATATTCCCGCACCGCTTATTCATTCGGAAACAGAGATTCCCCCCACCGGTATCGCAGATAGCTTTATCTACGACCTGAATACCAAGGCAGGGGAGACTTATTTGGTGTATAAAAAATGA